GTCGACGCTTCTTGTGAAGAACGCCTTAGCGCTATCCCTTCATCGCGTCGTGCTATGTTTATCGACAGTGGCGACGACTATCTTTCTAGCGTAGAATATTGTGGCATACAATATCTTGGAAAGAGTCTTGGTGGCGTTGTTTCTCTCGACGCTCTCGATGACATTTCAAAGAATATCGTTTCTATATTTGCCTCTCTTTCTGGCGAAAACATTTTACCTCATTCACTACAACTTTTTGCGATACCAACATCATGACAATAGATACTATTTTTATAACGGACACCGAAGCCAACACGCGTCTTGACATTATCCTTACGCGTCGATACCCCGACCAGTCGCGCAGTTATTTCCACTATCTTATTAAGGAAGGGCTTGTTCTTCTCAATGGCAAAGCTGTGAAGAAACAGCTTCGTCCGAAGTGTGGCGATGAAGTGAAGGTAGAGTTTGCGTTGACGCCGGAGATATCTGTCGTCGCCGAAGACATCCCTCTCGACATCATATATGAAGACGAGCATTTTCTTGCTGTAAACAAGGCAGTGGGCATGGTCGTCCATCCCGCTCATGGTAATTGGTCTGGCACGTTTGTTAATGCCCTTTTATACCACTGTAAGGAGCTTCCTGATGTCGGCGACAGCCTACGTCCTGGCATAGTCCATCGCCTCGACAAAGACACTTCTGGTGTTCTTATTGCTGCGAAGACCCTTGAGTGTCACCGTGCTCTTGTTGAGATGTTCAGCAGCAGGAATGTCTCCAAAAAATACCTTTCTATATGTGTTGGAAACCCCGGTTCTGGCGAAATAATTACTAACATCGCCAGAGATCATCTTGACAGGAAAAAGATGTCCGTCGTCGAGGACCGCGGCAAGGAAGCGATAACGCGATATACTTCTTTAGCTCACAACGAGGCTCTTAGCATCGTAGAGGTTGCTCTTATGACGGGACGCACACACCAGATACGCGTACATATGCAGCACCTCAAAGCCCCAGTTCTTGGCGATAGTATTTATGGCAGTGTTTCTACCAACAAAAAATATGGCGTGAAGCGTCAGCTCCTCCATGCTTGGAAGCTAAGCTTCGATCATCCAATAACCCACGAGCATCTTGACATTGTTGCGCCGATACCTTCCGATATGGCCTCGGTGTTAAAGAAGATCGCCCCCTCTTGGAGTGAATAATGAAAGTCTTGATACAGCGCGTCAAAGAAGCTTCTGTAACTGTTGATGGTAAGGTATGTGGTAGTATTGGCGGTGGTCTTCTTATTTTCTTTGCTGCGCATATCGACGACACCAATAAAACGATACCATGGCTTTCGGAGAAAGTCGTGGGGCTTCGTATTTTCCCTGACGACGCTGGTAAAATGAACATAAGCGTCAGTGATATTGACGGAGAAATTCTTGTGGTAAGTCAATTCACTTTATATGGCACATGCTCCAAAGGTAAAAGGCCAGAATTCACAAAATCTGCGCCGCCGGAAAAGGCAGAAGCTCTTTATGATGAATTTGTCGAAGTTCTTACAAAGAAGCTTGGAAAGCCTGTTTCTACGGGGAAATTCCGCGAACATATGGACGTTTCTCTTATCAATGATGGTCCTATTACTTTAGAAATAGAAAAAAAATAATTTGTTTAATATTAAAGTTTTTTGTATTGTTGTATGTGAAGGATATTACATACTTATCCATAGTTACTTACGAAATAAACACTGCTACAATAGAGGCTGCTCATGAAAGAATTCGTCGAATACATCGTCAAAAACCTAGTTGACAATCCTGAACAAGTCAAAATTAATGAGATCAGCGGCTCCCAAACGTTGATCCTTGAGCTTTCCGTTGAGAAGTCCGATATCGGCAAGATCATCGGCAAGCGCGGAAAGACTATCAATGCTATTAGGACGCTTCTGATGTCTGTGGCTAGTCGCAATGGCATACGTGTAAACCTTGAGATTCTCGAAGATGGCGACAGGGCCACCAAAAAGCCTGTCGAAGCAGAGACTGAAGAAGAATAATAATTAATATCGTAGAGGAATAGCATATATCGTATAGCGTATAGAAAAATCTATCCGCTATCTGCTATCTGCTATAACTATCCGCTAAGAAAAGGATGGACTGGACAGGACTCGAACCTGTGACCC
The window above is part of the Waddliaceae bacterium genome. Proteins encoded here:
- a CDS encoding KH domain-containing protein; translated protein: MKEFVEYIVKNLVDNPEQVKINEISGSQTLILELSVEKSDIGKIIGKRGKTINAIRTLLMSVASRNGIRVNLEILEDGDRATKKPVEAETEEE
- a CDS encoding RluA family pseudouridine synthase, whose translation is MTIDTIFITDTEANTRLDIILTRRYPDQSRSYFHYLIKEGLVLLNGKAVKKQLRPKCGDEVKVEFALTPEISVVAEDIPLDIIYEDEHFLAVNKAVGMVVHPAHGNWSGTFVNALLYHCKELPDVGDSLRPGIVHRLDKDTSGVLIAAKTLECHRALVEMFSSRNVSKKYLSICVGNPGSGEIITNIARDHLDRKKMSVVEDRGKEAITRYTSLAHNEALSIVEVALMTGRTHQIRVHMQHLKAPVLGDSIYGSVSTNKKYGVKRQLLHAWKLSFDHPITHEHLDIVAPIPSDMASVLKKIAPSWSE
- a CDS encoding D-tyrosyl-tRNA(Tyr) deacylase; protein product: MKVLIQRVKEASVTVDGKVCGSIGGGLLIFFAAHIDDTNKTIPWLSEKVVGLRIFPDDAGKMNISVSDIDGEILVVSQFTLYGTCSKGKRPEFTKSAPPEKAEALYDEFVEVLTKKLGKPVSTGKFREHMDVSLINDGPITLEIEKK